In one window of Endomicrobiales bacterium DNA:
- a CDS encoding peptidoglycan recognition protein family protein, giving the protein MDFRNYLLTSPSRAWQSIILHHSATSDSKINNWEQIRQWHTGKTGSSDPKSPNYNSYIAKPDLDIGYHFGLEMINGRLEYQIGRPMTMQGAHTVGKNETAIGICLIGNYNNVEPTKEQYFLLASLVRDLQRRFKIAIYNVLGHTNFADKTCPGKLFNLTKLKYDYIKPA; this is encoded by the coding sequence ATGGATTTTAGAAATTATTTACTGACTTCACCGTCAAGGGCGTGGCAATCAATTATTTTACATCATTCTGCCACTTCCGATAGTAAAATTAACAACTGGGAACAGATACGGCAGTGGCACACAGGAAAAACAGGAAGTTCAGACCCAAAATCACCAAACTATAATTCATACATAGCAAAACCCGATTTAGACATTGGTTATCATTTTGGATTAGAGATGATAAATGGTAGATTGGAATATCAAATTGGCAGACCGATGACAATGCAGGGTGCGCATACTGTTGGAAAGAATGAAACCGCCATAGGTATTTGTTTAATTGGTAATTATAATAATGTAGAGCCAACTAAAGAACAATACTTTTTGCTTGCTTCTCTGGTGCGAGATTTACAGAGGCGATTTAAAATAGCCATATATAATGTTTTAGGGCATACCAACTTTGCGGACAAAACTTGCCCGGGCAAATTATTCAATCTAACAAAACTAAAATATGATTATATAAAACCCGCCTAA
- a CDS encoding LamG domain-containing protein, giving the protein MIKIIMALLFLATTAFSAQVNSLQDSPVFVSHLNEGQGTSVTATTGTVTAGTTNGAWVTGQFGSGIAHSYLHYSTLGDIEFIGDDLFVSAWAYPADVSSQGERYNEIVSKFGNMKGWRLNLATRKGIAYCFFNFSNGNDAGATENYTPLAGTEYPANRWYHTCLWFKGTSSGGDGLMKIFVNGKLATLQSAGTAKTVLTDGGGTIQSGIITWSGSTIYSNSGIVDDIAIYKNVNSLTKARALAKQIYTQGRGQND; this is encoded by the coding sequence ATGATTAAAATTATAATGGCATTATTATTTTTAGCGACAACCGCCTTTTCTGCGCAGGTTAATTCTTTGCAGGATAGTCCTGTTTTCGTTTCACATCTGAATGAAGGGCAAGGGACTTCAGTTACTGCAACAACAGGCACAGTTACCGCAGGGACAACAAACGGTGCTTGGGTTACTGGACAGTTCGGAAGTGGAATAGCACATAGTTATTTACATTATTCAACTTTAGGCGATATAGAATTTATTGGTGATGATTTATTTGTTTCGGCGTGGGCTTATCCTGCCGATGTTTCTTCTCAAGGGGAACGATACAACGAAATAGTAAGTAAGTTTGGAAATATGAAAGGGTGGCGATTAAATTTAGCGACTCGGAAAGGAATAGCTTATTGTTTTTTTAATTTTAGTAATGGAAACGATGCAGGGGCAACCGAGAATTATACTCCTTTAGCTGGTACTGAGTATCCTGCCAACAGATGGTATCACACCTGTTTATGGTTCAAGGGAACTTCTTCAGGTGGAGATGGGTTAATGAAAATATTTGTAAATGGAAAATTGGCTACATTGCAGTCAGCAGGTACGGCTAAAACTGTTTTAACCGACGGTGGGGGTACGATTCAAAGTGGTATTATAACTTGGAGTGGTAGTACCATTTATTCAAATAGCGGAATTGTTGATGATATTGCAATTTATAAAAATGTAAATAGTTTAACTAAAGCAAGAGCATTAGCAAAACAAATTTACACACAAGGCAGAGGGCAAAATGATTGA